A stretch of the uncultured Desulfobacter sp. genome encodes the following:
- a CDS encoding ATP-binding protein: MTQGHERTSSDRKLTQQDESDWKSPTSMGSDFFSRKNIKNVLIYAPVGICILQRTKIVWANPACYAMTGHEHRSLEGKSARTLFPTNKEFKRVYDIFITAIARAGSATVDSRLSRVDDTAFDCRFRACWLDPGDHSQGLLTTVSDITEINSEQIRENQVRKMEAIGVLAGGISHDFNNLLMALQGHLSLMGVNHDRPEKIKDHIRQMKRLIEAAAEITGSLLGFARGGKYLVEPLDVNQVVNMALTVFQLGEKNMVIEKKTGPDLHKINGDRSQLEQVLLNLLVNGSQAMVDGGTLTIETRNITIEETNGFHFEVTPGAYVEISVQDTGIGMDQATLKKIFDPFFSTKTLEDTKGRGLGLSTVFGIVKNHGGFITVESKKNAGSIFRVALPGLIPEDVQPVEEDNDTFDLMPKGGETVLIVDDEDEVLEVGVSILDALGYQVLQARNGKECLDLVTKHPGKIALVILDLIMPVMDGRETFYQIQKLAPDIKMLMSSGTRIDEETKRMLRDGCHSFLQKPFSMDRLSRVMREILDKPA, translated from the coding sequence ATGACCCAGGGGCATGAGCGTACATCTTCTGACCGTAAACTGACTCAACAGGACGAATCTGACTGGAAATCCCCTACGTCTATGGGGTCAGATTTTTTCTCCCGGAAAAATATTAAAAATGTATTAATTTATGCCCCTGTAGGCATCTGTATTCTCCAACGAACAAAAATAGTTTGGGCGAACCCCGCCTGTTACGCCATGACCGGCCATGAACACCGCAGCCTGGAAGGCAAATCCGCCAGGACACTTTTCCCCACGAATAAAGAATTTAAGCGTGTGTATGATATCTTTATCACAGCAATTGCCCGGGCAGGATCGGCCACTGTTGACTCCCGGTTGTCACGGGTAGACGACACCGCCTTTGACTGCCGCTTTCGGGCCTGCTGGCTGGACCCCGGAGATCATTCCCAGGGCCTGTTGACCACCGTATCGGATATTACGGAAATCAATTCCGAACAGATCAGGGAAAATCAGGTCCGAAAAATGGAAGCCATTGGTGTGCTTGCCGGCGGCATATCCCATGACTTTAACAATCTGCTCATGGCTCTTCAGGGACATTTATCCCTGATGGGGGTCAACCATGACCGGCCAGAAAAAATCAAAGATCACATTCGCCAGATGAAGCGACTGATTGAAGCGGCCGCGGAAATTACCGGCAGTCTTTTAGGGTTTGCCCGGGGGGGCAAATATCTGGTTGAACCCCTGGATGTTAACCAGGTCGTAAACATGGCCCTCACGGTTTTCCAGTTGGGGGAAAAAAATATGGTCATTGAAAAAAAAACAGGACCGGATCTTCACAAAATAAACGGGGATCGATCCCAGCTTGAACAGGTGCTGCTCAATCTTCTGGTCAATGGTTCCCAGGCCATGGTGGATGGCGGTACGCTTACCATTGAGACCCGAAATATTACCATTGAGGAGACCAACGGCTTCCATTTTGAGGTGACACCCGGTGCATACGTGGAAATCAGTGTCCAGGATACCGGAATCGGCATGGATCAAGCCACTTTGAAAAAAATTTTTGACCCATTTTTCTCCACCAAAACGCTCGAAGATACAAAAGGCAGAGGGTTAGGGCTGTCAACGGTATTCGGCATTGTGAAAAACCACGGGGGGTTCATCACCGTGGAGAGCAAAAAAAATGCCGGATCCATATTCAGGGTGGCACTGCCCGGTTTGATCCCGGAGGATGTTCAACCTGTTGAAGAGGACAACGACACATTTGATCTCATGCCCAAAGGCGGGGAAACTGTTCTTATTGTGGATGACGAGGATGAAGTCCTCGAAGTGGGGGTAAGTATTCTCGACGCCTTGGGATACCAGGTCCTCCAGGCCCGCAACGGAAAAGAATGTCTGGATCTGGTAACAAAGCACCCGGGCAAAATTGCGCTGGTCATCCTTGATCTGATCATGCCCGTCATGGATGGCAGGGAGACATTTTATCAAATTCAAAAACTGGCCCCCGACATAAAGATGCTCATGTCCAGCGGTACCCGCATAGATGAAGAGACAAAGAGGATGCTTCGTGACGGATGCCACAGTTTTTTACAAAAGCCCTTTTCCATGGACAGGCTTTCAAGGGTGATGCGTGAGATACTTGACAAACCGGCCTGA
- the gmhB gene encoding D-glycero-beta-D-manno-heptose 1,7-bisphosphate 7-phosphatase, whose protein sequence is MTEYTVFIDRDGVINHDSDAYIKHPDEFHFISKTPDAIALLNAKGLQVILITNQSAVGRGMISISTLDAIFKKMIFGVEQAGGRIKDIFFCPHTPDQGCDCRKPEPGMILQAMKRHNIDLKKSFMIGDSAKDIECGKNAGCAQTILVKTGNGKKALAVLTEKGIVPDFIAKDLYEAACWITANFPFDNTDS, encoded by the coding sequence ATGACGGAATATACTGTTTTTATTGACCGGGACGGTGTGATCAACCATGATTCCGATGCCTATATCAAACACCCGGACGAATTTCATTTTATCTCCAAAACCCCGGATGCCATTGCTCTTTTGAACGCCAAAGGTTTGCAGGTGATTCTCATTACCAATCAATCGGCTGTGGGGCGCGGCATGATATCCATATCGACCCTTGATGCCATTTTCAAAAAAATGATTTTCGGGGTGGAACAGGCCGGCGGCCGGATTAAGGATATATTTTTTTGCCCCCATACCCCGGACCAGGGATGCGACTGCCGGAAACCTGAACCCGGAATGATTCTCCAGGCCATGAAACGCCATAACATTGATTTGAAAAAATCTTTTATGATAGGAGATTCCGCCAAAGATATTGAATGCGGCAAAAACGCAGGATGTGCCCAAACCATACTGGTTAAGACCGGAAACGGGAAAAAGGCATTGGCTGTATTGACGGAAAAAGGCATTGTACCTGATTTTATAGCCAAGGACCTCTACGAGGCCGCCTGTTGGATAACCGCCAATTTCCCTTTCGATAATACGGATTCATGA
- a CDS encoding helix-turn-helix transcriptional regulator codes for MAVRWKQLAQRHDNMDEMLTTRQVAKYLNVNEKMIYSLIADKGLPASKVTGKWLFPLELVRQWVENGTQNFPEQGKLPPYHGLVLISGVDDLLLETLVSTFNLKHSEHMALYGLAGSLGGLNALKKNLCHIACFRSTDEHGDIGVSFMDKEMPQAPAVVNLCHREQGLIIQKNNPLKISSVKDLSQKGVTIVNHRLGTGARELLDRELERFGMGRGIIDGYENCVSRHMDAGLAILNGNAHAAPGTRFVANLLGLDFISLNWERFDLFVNKENFFDQGVQLFLAMLKGKVIQRTADKLGGYDLSMTGKMVYPETANDDEQ; via the coding sequence ATGGCCGTTAGATGGAAACAATTAGCCCAAAGGCATGACAACATGGACGAAATGCTTACCACGCGACAGGTGGCCAAATATCTTAATGTAAATGAGAAAATGATCTATTCTCTGATTGCTGACAAGGGCCTGCCGGCCTCTAAAGTGACGGGGAAATGGCTGTTCCCCCTTGAGCTTGTCCGCCAATGGGTTGAAAACGGTACCCAAAATTTTCCGGAACAAGGAAAGCTTCCGCCCTATCATGGACTGGTGCTGATTTCCGGTGTCGATGACCTGCTGCTGGAAACCTTGGTCAGTACATTCAACTTGAAACACAGTGAACATATGGCGCTGTATGGCCTGGCCGGCAGTCTGGGAGGACTCAACGCCCTGAAAAAGAATTTGTGTCATATTGCCTGTTTCCGGTCGACAGATGAACACGGCGATATCGGTGTCTCGTTTATGGATAAAGAAATGCCCCAGGCTCCGGCGGTTGTCAATTTGTGCCATAGAGAACAGGGCCTGATTATTCAAAAAAATAATCCCCTAAAGATTTCGTCTGTTAAAGACCTGTCCCAAAAGGGGGTGACCATCGTCAATCATCGTCTGGGAACCGGCGCCCGGGAGCTTTTGGACCGGGAATTAGAACGGTTTGGAATGGGGCGGGGAATCATTGATGGGTATGAGAACTGCGTATCTCGGCATATGGATGCGGGCCTGGCCATACTTAACGGCAACGCCCATGCCGCACCGGGCACCAGATTCGTGGCCAACCTTCTAGGGTTGGATTTCATTTCCTTAAACTGGGAGCGTTTTGATCTTTTTGTCAATAAAGAAAACTTTTTTGATCAGGGCGTTCAATTGTTTTTGGCCATGCTCAAAGGGAAGGTGATTCAAAGAACTGCCGATAAATTGGGGGGATACGACCTGTCCATGACCGGAAAAATGGTTTATCCTGAAACCGCTAACGATGATGAGCAATAA
- a CDS encoding YdgA family protein has translation MKKILIVFICLVVICAAGLPIANGIIMEKTIKSAVVKNNKKAAKTVATPNIKILEYERGLFSSRIKWRIENPGGFPGRDMGQLVLVNQATHGFFGVTSQTNLQETPGYMQWVNTHLNGKDPLSIQTQFSLTGTMVSTVHMNAFSIEEKGKKIDIHTLTLDVSTGKGFETLDAKGQWKGVSQGDEFVIGPVTFTSDLAQLTDMIWTGKNTFSLAQVKINDGKSDPVNLSGLNVNVSTNASEDKKTLTMVTDFHVDGIELGGKQLSDWAATFKVKQIDIAALEQGIVLYSGIMAKAGQRLEKAGGNPGNFQKILKAETTRNAPQLMSTLNELLKTGLGIEIADLDIDLPEGKVAGSLDLSLKKDLDASNIFMFAMQPDMIFTFFELDAQLHLPYALAGGIPNLTEPLFPGMVTGLFVVQDDLLALDMHIKEEKLFLNGNQVLLKQ, from the coding sequence ATGAAAAAAATATTGATCGTTTTTATCTGCCTGGTGGTAATTTGTGCCGCCGGCCTGCCCATTGCCAACGGCATCATCATGGAAAAAACGATAAAATCAGCTGTTGTGAAAAACAACAAAAAAGCTGCCAAGACCGTGGCGACCCCGAATATCAAAATTCTTGAATACGAGCGGGGCCTGTTTTCTTCCCGGATAAAATGGCGCATTGAAAATCCCGGTGGGTTCCCCGGCAGGGATATGGGGCAACTGGTACTGGTTAATCAGGCAACACATGGATTTTTTGGTGTAACCTCACAAACAAATCTTCAAGAAACGCCTGGGTACATGCAATGGGTGAACACCCATTTAAACGGCAAAGATCCGTTATCCATTCAGACTCAATTTTCTCTGACCGGCACCATGGTGTCCACAGTACATATGAATGCCTTTTCCATTGAAGAGAAGGGAAAAAAGATTGATATTCATACCCTGACGCTTGATGTTTCCACAGGCAAAGGATTCGAGACCCTGGATGCAAAAGGTCAGTGGAAAGGCGTGTCCCAGGGGGATGAATTTGTCATCGGGCCTGTAACATTTACATCTGATCTGGCGCAGCTTACCGACATGATCTGGACCGGCAAAAACACATTTTCACTGGCGCAGGTGAAAATAAATGACGGAAAATCAGATCCTGTAAATCTTTCCGGACTCAACGTCAATGTCAGCACCAATGCATCCGAGGATAAAAAAACACTGACCATGGTCACGGATTTCCATGTGGACGGCATTGAACTCGGGGGCAAGCAGTTGTCTGATTGGGCAGCGACCTTTAAGGTGAAACAGATCGATATAGCGGCCTTGGAACAGGGTATAGTCCTGTATTCAGGCATTATGGCCAAAGCAGGCCAACGTCTTGAAAAAGCCGGGGGAAATCCCGGTAATTTTCAGAAGATATTAAAGGCTGAAACGACCAGAAACGCGCCCCAGCTTATGTCTACGCTCAATGAATTGCTAAAAACGGGCCTGGGCATAGAAATCGCAGACCTGGATATCGACCTGCCCGAGGGCAAGGTGGCCGGGAGTCTGGACCTCAGCCTAAAAAAAGATCTGGACGCCTCCAATATTTTTATGTTTGCCATGCAGCCGGACATGATCTTTACATTTTTTGAACTGGATGCACAACTGCATCTGCCCTATGCCCTTGCAGGCGGGATCCCGAATCTGACTGAACCGCTGTTCCCTGGAATGGTCACCGGTCTTTTTGTTGTTCAAGACGACCTTTTGGCTCTTGATATGCACATCAAGGAAGAAAAACTGTTTCTTAACGGAAACCAGGTGTTACTCAAGCAATAA
- a CDS encoding EamA family transporter — protein sequence MISQWILPASLTLVCWGVWSFIPKITTRYISPMSAMFTSMSPLITLALGWIVLKEPITLKEGLGIISAFAAICFFAG from the coding sequence ATGATATCCCAATGGATTCTGCCTGCGTCCCTGACCCTGGTATGTTGGGGGGTATGGAGCTTTATCCCCAAAATTACCACCCGGTACATCAGTCCCATGAGTGCCATGTTCACTTCAATGTCACCGTTAATCACTCTTGCTCTGGGATGGATTGTTCTAAAAGAACCTATCACCCTGAAAGAGGGGCTGGGCATTATCAGCGCCTTTGCAGCCATCTGTTTTTTTGCAGGTTAA
- the lon gene encoding endopeptidase La codes for MDELNHPSVPITTDDIPDELPILPIVDTNLFPKMVLPLVLIQKEAIDLIDDAMSGNRMLGLLLSKRSDIDSRHTADDLCRIGTVAVILKMSKMEDEKAQLLIQGLNRFKVLEFLENHDYMHAGISVLKSRNNERNKENRALMANIVEQYEKIVALSPGLPAEISQMVKTLQEPSALADMVASTINAPVNEKQKVLELIDVNRRLKKVTRLVNDQLDILEMGSKIQSQVREDMDKRQREYYLRRQLKAIKEELGEADQESVEIREYRTLIRDNPMPEAATKEAERELERLSRMHPSSSEYVVSSTYLDWLTSLPWNEYAENRLDIAKARKILDQDHYGLEKPKKRILEFLAVRKLKKDSKGPILCFSGPPGTGKTSLGQSIARALGREFVRIALGGVRDEAEIRGHRRTYVGAMPGRIIQHLRTAGEKNPVFMLDEIDKVDSSYHGDPSSALLEVLDPEQNQHFVDHYLDVPFDLSDVMFLTTANVLHTIPPPLRDRMEILELTGYTQEEKLKIATRYIIPKQREANGINSGQIKITPGAIKQIISGYTRESGLRNLERQIGTVCRGVAAKIAEDQVESLTIGRKELPEYLGPIQNMPDMAAQIKVPGVAVGLAWTSVGGEVLFVEAVAMKGNKGLTLTGQLGDVMKESASTALSFIRSNADRLAVDETFFETHDIHIHVPEGSIPKDGPSAGVTMLTALTSLITKKKVKSRLAMTGEITLRGEVLPVGGIKDKVIAAHRAGIRSLILPLWNEKDMEDVPEHIKSTMTFYFTDKMKEVLDTALE; via the coding sequence ATGGATGAATTAAACCATCCCTCCGTCCCCATCACCACTGACGACATACCTGACGAACTCCCCATTCTTCCCATAGTGGATACCAATCTGTTTCCCAAAATGGTGTTGCCCCTGGTTTTAATCCAAAAAGAGGCCATTGACCTGATTGACGATGCCATGTCCGGAAACCGTATGCTTGGCCTTCTACTGTCAAAGCGTTCGGATATTGATTCCAGGCATACTGCCGACGACCTGTGCCGCATTGGTACCGTCGCCGTAATTCTTAAAATGTCTAAAATGGAAGACGAAAAAGCCCAGCTGCTTATTCAGGGCCTAAACAGGTTCAAAGTACTAGAATTCCTTGAAAACCATGATTATATGCATGCCGGAATTTCAGTTCTTAAAAGCCGCAACAATGAAAGGAACAAAGAAAACCGGGCTCTGATGGCCAATATTGTTGAACAGTACGAAAAGATCGTGGCGCTTTCGCCGGGACTGCCTGCAGAAATAAGTCAAATGGTCAAAACCCTGCAGGAACCCAGCGCACTTGCGGACATGGTCGCATCCACCATAAACGCCCCGGTGAATGAAAAGCAGAAGGTCCTTGAACTGATTGATGTAAACCGCCGCTTGAAAAAGGTTACCCGCCTGGTCAATGACCAGCTTGATATTCTGGAGATGGGGTCTAAAATTCAAAGTCAGGTCAGAGAGGACATGGACAAGCGCCAGCGCGAATACTATCTGCGCCGGCAGCTCAAAGCAATTAAAGAAGAACTTGGTGAAGCCGACCAGGAATCGGTGGAAATCCGGGAATACAGGACATTGATCCGGGACAATCCCATGCCCGAAGCGGCCACAAAAGAAGCCGAGCGCGAGCTGGAGCGTCTATCAAGAATGCATCCCTCATCTTCCGAATATGTCGTATCATCCACCTATCTGGACTGGCTGACCTCTCTGCCCTGGAACGAATATGCCGAAAATCGGTTGGATATTGCCAAGGCCAGAAAGATTCTGGACCAGGACCATTACGGCCTTGAAAAACCCAAAAAGCGGATATTGGAATTTCTGGCCGTGCGTAAACTTAAAAAAGACTCAAAAGGGCCGATACTATGCTTTTCAGGACCTCCCGGCACGGGGAAAACCTCGCTGGGACAATCCATTGCCAGGGCCCTGGGCCGGGAATTTGTCCGTATTGCCTTAGGCGGCGTCAGGGATGAAGCTGAAATCCGGGGACACCGGCGGACCTATGTAGGGGCCATGCCGGGCCGGATCATCCAGCATTTAAGAACGGCCGGGGAAAAAAATCCCGTATTCATGCTGGATGAAATTGACAAGGTCGATTCCTCCTACCACGGAGACCCCTCTTCCGCCCTGCTTGAAGTACTTGATCCGGAGCAGAATCAGCATTTTGTGGACCACTACCTGGATGTTCCCTTTGATTTATCCGATGTCATGTTTTTGACCACAGCCAATGTGCTGCACACCATCCCCCCACCCCTGCGGGACCGAATGGAAATTTTGGAACTCACCGGGTATACCCAGGAGGAAAAACTTAAAATTGCCACCCGGTATATCATACCTAAGCAGCGGGAGGCCAACGGTATAAATTCCGGCCAGATCAAAATAACCCCGGGTGCGATCAAACAGATTATTTCCGGATACACCAGGGAATCAGGTTTACGCAACCTGGAGCGTCAGATTGGCACCGTATGCCGGGGGGTTGCCGCTAAAATCGCCGAAGACCAGGTGGAAAGCCTGACCATTGGTCGCAAAGAGCTTCCCGAATACCTGGGTCCCATCCAGAATATGCCTGATATGGCCGCCCAAATTAAAGTGCCGGGGGTAGCTGTGGGGCTTGCCTGGACCTCTGTGGGAGGAGAGGTGCTTTTTGTGGAAGCCGTGGCCATGAAAGGCAACAAGGGCCTGACTCTCACCGGGCAACTCGGGGATGTCATGAAGGAATCCGCATCCACCGCCCTAAGCTTTATCCGGTCCAATGCCGACCGACTGGCCGTGGATGAGACCTTTTTTGAGACCCATGATATCCACATTCATGTGCCCGAAGGGTCCATTCCAAAGGACGGCCCTTCTGCGGGAGTAACCATGCTTACCGCCCTTACTTCCCTGATCACCAAAAAAAAAGTAAAATCCCGGCTGGCCATGACCGGAGAGATTACCCTAAGGGGTGAGGTTCTGCCTGTGGGAGGCATCAAAGATAAAGTCATTGCAGCGCACAGGGCCGGCATCCGTTCTTTGATTCTCCCGCTGTGGAATGAAAAAGACATGGAAGATGTGCCCGAGCACATTAAATCCACCATGACCTTCTACTTCACTGATAAAATGAAAGAGGTGCTTGATACGGCCCTGGAATAA
- a CDS encoding ATP-dependent RecD-like DNA helicase: MITINGTLSRITFQNPENHYTVCRVSVPKVADAITVVGHLPGVAQGERLKLKGTWTSHPKYGEQFKAASFEVTLPSSLTGIRKYLSSGIIPGIHQELADRIVDTFGEQTLEIIENEPGRLLDVYGIGKTKQKMIETAWNTHHSVRRVMEVLQGTCIDSAKAAVILKTYGNHTLEVLTQDPFRIAREIPAIGFTAVDELARQLDTKCLAGERLKACLVCRLMDLEQDGYVFEEQESLIRACVQRTGDTGDQLLDALRDLEEAKEVVIEADKVYLAPLHKAEAGIARRIKALLSMPNPDFSIDEDSIQAQVLSAMAVQLSQEQLDVVTRIMGQKISIITGGPGTGKTTLIKALCVVFKTFRLKVMLSAPTGRAARRLSEVTGRKAKTLHKLLGYNQDTETFEHDFTNPLDLDLLVVDEASMVDTQLMYRLTEALPAGSGLILVGDTFQLPSVGPGNVLSDIIASAQVAVFPLTRIFRQARKSPIVMHAHSIRNGQMPDIKSATPDQPSQFYFIETGTPARVADTICELCHQRIPKAFPNISETQVLTPMHRGEAGTISLNQRLQAVLNDAPGGIESHGHTFKTGDKVMHLKNNYEKEVFNGDIGRVIETDKSTGQVLVDYEGRVVTYDVPELDELTLAYAISVHKSQGSEYDGVIIALTTAHFPLLQRNLLYTAMTRGKFLVIIVGSTQAFKTAFDNNRTALRRSGLKGRLKIGLKTDESAAIS; encoded by the coding sequence ATGATTACCATCAACGGAACCCTGTCCCGGATTACATTTCAGAACCCGGAAAATCATTACACCGTTTGCCGCGTATCAGTGCCCAAGGTGGCCGATGCAATCACCGTGGTCGGTCATCTACCCGGGGTGGCCCAGGGCGAACGACTCAAGCTCAAAGGTACATGGACCAGCCACCCGAAATACGGAGAACAGTTTAAAGCTGCCTCCTTTGAAGTCACCCTGCCCTCATCCTTAACAGGTATTCGAAAATATTTGAGTTCCGGTATCATTCCCGGTATCCACCAGGAACTGGCTGACAGGATCGTGGATACCTTTGGGGAACAGACTTTAGAAATCATTGAAAATGAGCCAGGCCGGCTTCTTGATGTATACGGCATCGGCAAAACCAAACAAAAAATGATTGAAACGGCCTGGAATACCCACCATTCAGTTCGGCGGGTCATGGAGGTGCTGCAAGGCACTTGCATTGATTCGGCCAAGGCCGCAGTTATCCTTAAAACATATGGGAACCACACCCTGGAGGTGTTGACACAGGATCCCTTTCGCATTGCCCGGGAGATTCCTGCCATTGGCTTTACTGCAGTGGATGAGCTTGCCAGGCAGCTTGATACGAAATGCCTGGCAGGAGAACGGCTCAAGGCTTGCCTGGTCTGCCGCTTGATGGATCTGGAGCAGGACGGCTATGTGTTTGAAGAGCAAGAAAGCCTGATCCGGGCCTGTGTCCAGAGAACAGGGGATACCGGGGATCAGCTTTTAGATGCGCTTAGGGATCTGGAAGAAGCCAAGGAAGTCGTAATTGAAGCGGACAAGGTTTACCTTGCCCCTTTGCATAAGGCTGAAGCCGGGATCGCCCGGCGGATCAAGGCACTTTTATCCATGCCAAATCCAGATTTCAGCATTGATGAAGACTCAATCCAGGCCCAGGTACTCTCTGCCATGGCAGTTCAGTTATCCCAAGAGCAGCTGGATGTGGTGACCCGGATTATGGGGCAGAAAATTTCCATCATCACCGGCGGTCCCGGCACAGGTAAAACCACATTAATAAAGGCGCTGTGCGTTGTATTCAAAACCTTTCGCCTGAAGGTGATGCTTTCCGCGCCCACGGGTCGGGCGGCCCGGCGGCTCTCCGAAGTGACCGGACGCAAAGCCAAAACCCTTCACAAACTTTTAGGTTACAACCAGGACACCGAAACCTTTGAACATGATTTCACTAATCCTTTGGACCTGGACCTTCTGGTGGTGGATGAAGCCTCCATGGTGGATACCCAGCTCATGTATCGTCTGACCGAAGCCCTGCCGGCCGGCAGCGGTCTGATTCTGGTGGGAGACACCTTTCAGCTGCCCTCAGTGGGGCCGGGTAATGTATTGTCGGACATTATTGCTTCGGCACAGGTGGCGGTGTTTCCCTTGACCCGCATTTTCCGCCAGGCCCGGAAAAGCCCCATTGTCATGCATGCCCACAGTATCCGAAACGGGCAGATGCCGGACATCAAATCGGCAACACCTGACCAGCCTTCCCAATTTTATTTTATTGAAACCGGAACCCCGGCCCGTGTGGCAGACACCATCTGTGAGCTGTGCCACCAAAGAATTCCAAAGGCCTTTCCCAATATCAGCGAAACCCAGGTTCTTACCCCCATGCACCGGGGAGAGGCCGGTACCATCAGTCTGAACCAACGGCTCCAGGCGGTTTTAAATGATGCCCCCGGCGGTATTGAGTCCCATGGCCACACCTTTAAGACCGGTGATAAGGTCATGCACCTGAAAAACAATTATGAAAAAGAGGTGTTCAACGGAGATATCGGCCGGGTAATTGAGACAGACAAATCCACGGGCCAGGTGCTTGTGGATTACGAGGGCAGAGTCGTAACCTATGATGTGCCGGAACTGGACGAACTGACCCTGGCCTATGCGATCTCGGTTCACAAATCCCAGGGTTCGGAATACGATGGGGTTATCATTGCCCTGACCACGGCGCATTTTCCGCTTCTGCAGAGAAATCTGCTCTACACGGCCATGACCCGCGGAAAGTTTCTTGTCATTATTGTGGGATCCACCCAGGCCTTTAAAACGGCCTTTGATAATAACAGGACCGCTTTACGGCGATCCGGACTGAAAGGCCGTCTAAAAATCGGTTTAAAAACAGATGAATCGGCTGCAATTTCATAA
- a CDS encoding Hsp20/alpha crystallin family protein — MEQIEIRFGNHIETPATEEKSFEEMFQSVNPMFCFSKRIWRPQMDIFETRDEIIIQAEIAGVSKENMVVELSDKAVKISGVRKSSQPDPTATYRLAEIQFGRFERVLYLPSVIDMKKVSASYANGFLELKLGKQLKTNYSSEQKMPIDFL, encoded by the coding sequence ATGGAACAAATAGAAATTCGATTTGGGAATCATATTGAAACACCAGCCACAGAAGAGAAGTCTTTTGAAGAGATGTTTCAATCCGTTAATCCCATGTTCTGCTTTTCAAAACGAATCTGGCGCCCCCAGATGGATATTTTTGAAACCAGGGATGAAATCATTATCCAAGCAGAAATCGCAGGTGTTTCCAAGGAAAATATGGTTGTTGAACTCTCGGATAAGGCCGTAAAAATTTCCGGAGTGCGTAAAAGCAGCCAGCCTGATCCCACCGCCACCTACAGGCTTGCAGAAATCCAATTCGGTCGGTTTGAGCGGGTTTTGTATCTGCCCAGCGTCATTGACATGAAAAAAGTATCTGCGTCGTATGCCAACGGGTTTCTGGAACTGAAATTAGGAAAACAGCTTAAGACAAATTATTCTTCGGAACAAAAAATGCCCATTGATTTTTTATAA
- a CDS encoding septal ring lytic transglycosylase RlpA family protein, with amino-acid sequence MNYTTRTLMPAFIFCLTVAIAGCGAGNYNSGHNRPDDKRYHSTKATQRPYRIAGKHYYPIASANGYVEKGRASWYGRKFHGRKTSNGETYNMYAMTAAHKTLPMNTWVRVENLDNGRDITVRINDRGPFVAGRIIDLSYTGAKRLGLVGPGTARVKVTALGKATAYSKKDHTPVNFKPVDYWKGNFTVQVGAFKVRTNAEKYRIKLSKDYMNAHIVPYVDDRGEFHRVRIGKFNNLNDAVTFSERLMAQEGFHHTFAVAE; translated from the coding sequence ATGAACTATACGACCCGGACATTAATGCCGGCCTTTATTTTCTGTCTTACCGTTGCCATTGCCGGGTGCGGTGCCGGAAACTATAATTCGGGTCACAACAGACCCGATGACAAACGTTACCACAGCACCAAAGCCACCCAGCGCCCCTATCGCATTGCAGGAAAACATTATTACCCCATAGCCTCGGCCAACGGGTATGTGGAAAAAGGACGCGCCTCCTGGTATGGCAGAAAATTCCACGGACGAAAAACCTCCAATGGTGAGACCTATAACATGTACGCCATGACCGCAGCCCACAAAACCCTTCCTATGAACACATGGGTCCGGGTTGAGAACCTGGACAACGGCAGGGACATCACCGTACGCATCAATGACCGAGGGCCATTTGTGGCCGGCAGGATTATCGACCTGTCATACACGGGTGCTAAGCGCTTGGGGCTCGTGGGGCCCGGTACCGCCCGGGTAAAGGTGACAGCCCTTGGAAAGGCGACAGCCTATTCCAAAAAAGACCACACGCCTGTAAACTTTAAACCCGTGGATTACTGGAAAGGTAATTTTACGGTGCAGGTCGGTGCCTTCAAAGTGAGAACCAATGCGGAAAAGTACCGGATCAAATTGTCTAAGGATTATATGAACGCCCATATTGTTCCCTATGTGGATGACAGGGGAGAATTTCACCGGGTGAGAATCGGTAAATTCAACAACCTTAATGATGCTGTCACGTTCAGCGAAAGATTGATGGCCCAAGAAGGCTTCCACCACACCTTTGCCGTAGCCGAGTAG